The Anaerotignum faecicola genome includes a window with the following:
- a CDS encoding DUF1574 domain-containing protein, producing the protein MRENSYTFSFKLFLKFIIFAVVVLLLFGMAGKKYKTAAEKNTVNAFTEQRFDEFYKQPENSIDMVFIGSSHSYCTFDPEIIDAYLGTNSWQMGTPSQHADTSYYVLREIFNYQKPKTVVMELYWDCLDDEFELKQAESVFEVMDNKELVDEYINKVFPAGDKVKYALPAIRYQQDYFAYAGTLMQNEIEEKYGVSRSRQEASGGSEYYRSKGYVYCDMVMASDEYDRTNQFKYFDGYGWEIDPTQKEYLEKIIELCSQNGARLVFVTAPVAPVSMEFIENYEYVHSAISGFAEKNGIPYLDFNTVNKTENLFENANFRDDAHLNHSGVQIADRYFSKWIRTSAGFEQ; encoded by the coding sequence ATGCGGGAGAATTCATATACTTTCAGTTTTAAACTGTTCTTAAAATTTATCATATTTGCCGTCGTTGTCCTTTTGCTGTTTGGCATGGCGGGAAAAAAGTACAAAACGGCGGCGGAAAAAAACACCGTAAACGCCTTTACCGAGCAGAGGTTCGACGAGTTTTACAAACAGCCCGAAAATTCCATTGATATGGTGTTTATAGGTTCGTCTCATTCATACTGCACTTTCGACCCTGAAATTATAGACGCGTACCTCGGCACAAACAGCTGGCAGATGGGCACCCCGTCCCAGCATGCGGATACGTCGTATTACGTTTTAAGGGAAATTTTTAATTACCAGAAACCGAAAACGGTTGTCATGGAACTTTATTGGGACTGCCTTGACGATGAATTTGAGCTTAAACAGGCGGAATCGGTTTTTGAAGTTATGGACAATAAAGAACTCGTCGACGAATATATAAACAAAGTTTTTCCGGCCGGGGATAAGGTTAAATACGCCCTTCCCGCTATACGGTATCAGCAGGACTACTTTGCATACGCCGGAACCCTTATGCAGAACGAAATAGAAGAAAAATACGGCGTTTCAAGGTCCCGTCAGGAAGCCTCCGGAGGCTCGGAATACTACCGTTCAAAAGGCTACGTCTACTGCGATATGGTCATGGCCAGCGACGAATACGACAGGACAAACCAGTTCAAATATTTTGACGGCTACGGCTGGGAAATAGACCCGACGCAAAAGGAATATCTTGAAAAAATCATAGAGCTTTGCAGTCAAAACGGCGCCCGTCTTGTATTTGTAACGGCTCCCGTCGCCCCCGTAAGCATGGAGTTCATCGAAAACTACGAGTATGTGCACAGCGCGATAAGCGGCTTTGCCGAAAAAAACGGCATCCCTTATCTGGACTTCAATACCGTCAATAAAACGGAAAACCTATTTGAAAACGCAAATTTCCGTGACGACGCGCACCTTAACCACAGCGGCGTGCAGATTGCCGACAGATATTTTTCAAAATGGATAAGAACTTCCGCCGGCTTTGAACAATAG
- a CDS encoding MBOAT family protein: MLFNSFHFIVFFIAVTFFYYLLPHRFRWILLLAASYIFYMAWRPELIILIIFSTFVNYTLSLKIYKSRNAANRRRMLAASVVINFTLLFVFKYLVFFNDTFIALFAGFGGKWPIESFDVILPMGISFYTFQAAAYTIDVYRGDIKPVKNYGKFSLFITFFPQLVAGPIERSRNLLPQFYKKHRFNIKRVILGLKIMMWGFFKKVVIADRAAIAVNTVFNSAQHYTGLTLVVATVLFSFQLYCDFSGYSDIAVGSAKVLGFNLMKNFDRPYLSKSVREFWRRWHISLSSWFMDYVYIPLGGSRGSKLKTYRNLFVTFLVSGLWHGANWTYVIWGGMHGVFIIIERITDGARTKIKNLLGYKNNSFSFGIINLFSVIFTFGLVTLSFIFFRANSVGDAFYIFDHILWGFRSWTDPQYIYNTALNLGMSLYELKTVIIAILTLIAAELLLGGDIHRTLMKKNFFIRLAFYSFIAVFILTAGVFYNAGEFIYFQF, translated from the coding sequence ATGTTATTCAACAGTTTCCATTTTATAGTGTTTTTTATAGCGGTTACGTTTTTTTACTACCTGCTTCCGCACAGGTTCAGGTGGATACTGCTGCTTGCGGCAAGCTATATATTCTATATGGCATGGCGGCCGGAACTTATAATATTGATTATTTTTTCCACATTTGTAAACTATACCCTAAGCCTGAAAATATATAAAAGCAGGAACGCCGCAAATCGCCGCCGAATGCTTGCGGCAAGCGTCGTTATAAACTTCACGCTGCTGTTCGTGTTTAAATACCTTGTTTTTTTCAACGATACGTTCATTGCGCTTTTTGCGGGCTTCGGCGGCAAATGGCCAATCGAAAGCTTCGACGTCATACTGCCTATGGGCATATCGTTTTATACTTTTCAGGCCGCGGCATATACGATAGACGTATACAGGGGAGATATAAAACCGGTAAAAAACTACGGCAAATTTTCGCTGTTTATAACGTTCTTCCCCCAGCTTGTGGCAGGCCCCATAGAAAGAAGCCGCAACCTTCTGCCGCAGTTTTACAAAAAGCACAGGTTTAATATAAAAAGGGTAATACTCGGCCTTAAAATCATGATGTGGGGATTTTTCAAAAAAGTGGTTATTGCGGACAGGGCGGCGATAGCGGTAAACACGGTTTTCAACTCGGCGCAGCATTATACGGGCCTTACGCTTGTAGTTGCCACAGTGCTTTTTTCCTTCCAGCTTTACTGTGATTTCAGCGGATACAGCGACATTGCCGTCGGAAGTGCAAAAGTTTTGGGCTTTAACCTTATGAAAAACTTTGACAGGCCTTATCTTAGCAAAAGCGTCAGGGAGTTTTGGCGCCGGTGGCATATATCCCTTTCAAGCTGGTTTATGGATTACGTATATATCCCTCTCGGCGGAAGCCGCGGCTCAAAGCTCAAAACATACAGGAACCTTTTTGTCACATTCCTTGTAAGCGGCCTGTGGCACGGCGCAAACTGGACGTATGTAATCTGGGGAGGCATGCACGGCGTTTTTATAATAATCGAACGCATTACGGACGGCGCGCGTACAAAAATCAAAAATCTTTTAGGATATAAAAATAATTCATTCAGCTTCGGAATTATAAATTTATTCAGCGTTATATTTACGTTCGGGCTTGTAACTTTATCGTTTATATTTTTCAGGGCAAACAGCGTCGGCGACGCGTTTTATATATTCGACCATATACTGTGGGGCTTCAGAAGCTGGACAGATCCTCAATATATATATAATACGGCCCTTAACCTTGGCATGAGCCTGTATGAACTTAAAACCGTCATAATCGCCATACTTACGCTTATCGCCGCCGAACTTCTGCTTGGAGGCGATATACACAGGACGCTTATGAAAAAAAATTTCTTTATACGGCTTGCTTTTTATTCGTTTATAGCGGTATTCATATTAACGGCGGGGGTATTTTACAATGCGGGAGAATTCATATACTTTCAGTTTTAA
- a CDS encoding DUF5721 family protein → MLTAKINNTKLFMAHLLKQGTFDGYYLVNADITTFATFSINGILNKSYDDNETNRPYCFWSEAKPYVYEVIKGRRLPKHIKLVLSATPELVNAVAPKASSLFINITFDETGVTLITGCSMKEFSLSRKEEYCWDSYIKDMLAENKVSFTEEEY, encoded by the coding sequence TTGCTTACGGCAAAAATAAACAATACAAAGCTTTTTATGGCGCACCTTTTAAAACAGGGCACGTTCGACGGATATTATCTTGTGAATGCGGATATTACCACCTTCGCAACATTCAGCATAAACGGCATATTAAACAAAAGCTATGACGATAACGAAACAAACCGTCCATACTGCTTTTGGAGCGAGGCAAAGCCTTATGTATACGAGGTTATAAAGGGGCGCAGACTGCCTAAACATATAAAGCTTGTTTTATCGGCAACGCCTGAATTGGTAAACGCCGTCGCCCCTAAAGCGTCTTCGCTTTTTATTAACATAACCTTCGACGAAACGGGCGTGACTTTAATAACCGGATGTTCCATGAAAGAATTTTCCCTCAGCAGAAAGGAAGAATACTGTTGGGATTCATATATAAAAGACATGCTTGCGGAAAATAAAGTTTCATTTACGGAAGAAGAATATTGA
- the htpG gene encoding molecular chaperone HtpG, translating to MTNEKGNLSINSENFLPIIKKWLYTDKDIFIRELVSNGCDAVTKLKKLSSIGEADLAENEKFRIDVTVDPQEKTITVSDNGIGMTADEIKQYINQIAFSGASDFLAKYQDKLDEKGEIIGHFGLGFYSAFMVADVVEIDSLSYKEGAESVRWTCGGGIDYEISEGGRTKRGTDIILHVGEDGEEFLDQAEIYKALRKYCSFMPVEIYFDFIEKEEENKNEDALKDEQADAEEENTEPVPINQVNPLWVQAPKDLTDEDYKKFYHEVFTDMNDPLFWIHLNMDYPFNLKGILYFPRINTEMDALEGEVKLFSNQVYIADNIKEVIPEFLLLLKGVMDCPDLPLNVSRSALQNDGYAAKMGAYITKKVADKLNGIFKDSREEYEGFWENLSLFVKFGCMKEEKFYDKIKGSLIFKTTGGKFKTLDEYLEDNKEKHENKVFYVTDEKQQVQYINMLREQSMEAIILNERIDLNFVSFLEYKHMDKIKFARVDADISDSLKDASAESDTELNAQLETLFRSVVNDDKLKVTAESLKTGDISSMMLLSEHSRRMLDMMENYKGQPELLKMFGDVKPEYTLVLNRNNGLVKKLISLKDGAGDKGLIDLICAQLYDLALLGQKKLEPDEMGRFISRSNEIMEKMLDKQ from the coding sequence ATGACAAATGAAAAAGGCAACTTGTCCATTAACAGCGAAAATTTTTTGCCGATTATAAAAAAATGGCTCTATACCGATAAAGATATTTTTATCAGGGAGCTTGTTTCAAACGGATGCGACGCCGTGACGAAGCTTAAAAAATTATCTTCTATCGGAGAAGCCGACTTGGCCGAAAACGAAAAATTCCGTATTGACGTTACGGTTGACCCACAGGAAAAAACAATAACGGTTTCCGACAACGGAATAGGCATGACGGCCGATGAAATAAAGCAGTATATAAATCAGATAGCTTTCAGCGGCGCAAGCGATTTCCTTGCGAAATATCAAGACAAGCTTGACGAAAAAGGAGAAATAATAGGGCATTTCGGGCTGGGATTTTATTCGGCGTTTATGGTTGCCGACGTTGTCGAAATAGACTCGCTTTCGTACAAAGAAGGCGCCGAGAGCGTAAGGTGGACATGCGGCGGAGGGATCGACTATGAAATATCCGAAGGCGGCAGGACAAAAAGGGGAACGGATATTATACTCCATGTAGGAGAGGACGGCGAAGAGTTCCTCGATCAGGCGGAAATATATAAGGCGCTCAGGAAATACTGCTCTTTCATGCCGGTGGAAATATATTTTGATTTTATCGAAAAAGAAGAGGAAAACAAAAATGAAGATGCGCTGAAGGACGAACAGGCGGACGCTGAAGAAGAAAATACAGAGCCTGTGCCGATCAACCAGGTTAACCCGCTTTGGGTGCAGGCGCCTAAGGATCTTACCGACGAGGACTACAAAAAGTTCTATCATGAAGTGTTTACGGATATGAACGATCCTCTCTTCTGGATACATTTGAACATGGACTATCCGTTCAACCTTAAAGGCATACTCTATTTCCCGCGCATTAATACCGAAATGGACGCCCTTGAAGGGGAGGTTAAGCTTTTCAGCAACCAGGTTTATATTGCGGACAACATAAAGGAAGTAATACCGGAATTCCTGCTCCTTCTTAAAGGCGTGATGGACTGCCCGGATCTTCCGCTGAACGTTTCGAGAAGCGCGCTTCAAAACGACGGGTATGCGGCAAAAATGGGGGCGTATATAACAAAAAAAGTTGCCGACAAGCTGAACGGCATATTCAAGGATTCCAGGGAAGAATACGAAGGTTTCTGGGAAAACCTCAGCCTGTTTGTCAAATTCGGCTGCATGAAGGAAGAAAAGTTTTATGACAAAATAAAAGGCTCGCTTATTTTCAAAACTACAGGCGGCAAGTTTAAAACCCTTGACGAATACCTTGAGGACAATAAGGAAAAACATGAAAATAAAGTTTTCTATGTAACCGATGAAAAACAGCAGGTTCAATATATAAACATGCTCCGCGAACAGTCTATGGAAGCCATTATACTGAACGAAAGGATAGACCTTAATTTTGTTTCGTTCCTTGAATACAAGCATATGGACAAGATTAAATTCGCCCGCGTTGACGCGGACATATCCGATTCGCTCAAAGACGCTTCCGCCGAAAGCGATACGGAGCTTAACGCACAGCTTGAAACGCTTTTCAGAAGCGTTGTAAACGACGATAAACTTAAAGTTACGGCGGAAAGCCTTAAAACGGGCGATATATCGTCAATGATGCTTTTAAGCGAACATTCAAGGCGTATGCTTGATATGATGGAAAATTATAAGGGACAGCCTGAACTGCTTAAAATGTTCGGCGACGTTAAGCCCGAATATACGCTTGTGCTTAACAGGAACAACGGCCTTGTCAAGAAGCTTATTTCATTAAAAGACGGCGCCGGCGATAAAGGGCTTATAGATTTAATCTGCGCGCAGCTTTATGATTTGGCCCTGCTCGGCCAGAAAAAGCTTGAGCCGGATGAAATGGGTAGATTTATTTCAAGAAGCAACGAAATAATGGAAAAAATGCTGGATAAGCAATAA
- a CDS encoding copper amine oxidase N-terminal domain-containing protein: protein MKNKLFKMLAMGMTVMSMCTPAFAMEPVNADGIHHEESIPERYLEYGSVTKLNYEGEELKSIEAEGVKGNVVVYNISGETVFLDSGEKVKTDASEIKEGDGVYFYHSPIMTMSLPPQTPAEAVVINIPMDAGCANLVTVENVSKSDDGIYILTDNGGLYISVGADASVTLFENGNKASIDEIKEGMRIFAWYDSIMESYPAQTYTNNIVILPEKDTADDEIAPVSETASISIETEGNSHFVPLREVCGKLGLELGWNADTETASIQSDTRAMEISEGDTSFVSFTTIKGAVGMTAPITSDEAVYINENGKMYVPAKIFETLVGYDVEINGGTAVISKRG from the coding sequence ATGAAGAATAAACTTTTTAAAATGTTAGCCATGGGCATGACCGTTATGTCAATGTGCACTCCGGCGTTCGCCATGGAACCGGTAAATGCCGACGGGATTCATCATGAAGAATCCATACCCGAAAGATATTTGGAATACGGCTCCGTCACAAAGCTCAACTATGAAGGCGAAGAACTTAAATCAATCGAAGCGGAAGGCGTTAAAGGAAATGTTGTTGTTTACAATATAAGCGGCGAAACAGTATTTCTTGACAGCGGCGAAAAAGTAAAAACCGACGCGTCGGAAATAAAAGAAGGCGACGGGGTATATTTTTACCACAGCCCCATTATGACAATGAGCCTCCCTCCGCAGACTCCTGCCGAAGCAGTAGTCATAAACATCCCCATGGATGCGGGCTGTGCAAATCTTGTAACTGTTGAAAACGTATCAAAAAGCGACGACGGCATTTATATACTCACCGATAACGGCGGGCTTTATATAAGCGTCGGAGCCGACGCCTCCGTCACGCTTTTTGAAAACGGGAATAAAGCCTCCATTGATGAAATCAAAGAAGGCATGCGCATATTTGCATGGTATGATTCCATTATGGAAAGCTATCCGGCTCAGACATATACCAATAACATAGTAATACTCCCGGAAAAAGATACTGCCGACGACGAAATAGCGCCTGTTTCTGAAACAGCCTCAATAAGCATTGAAACCGAAGGAAACAGTCATTTTGTCCCACTGCGCGAAGTATGCGGAAAGCTCGGCCTTGAATTGGGGTGGAACGCGGATACGGAAACGGCCTCCATACAAAGCGATACAAGGGCAATGGAAATATCGGAAGGCGATACGTCGTTCGTATCTTTCACGACAATAAAAGGCGCCGTAGGCATGACGGCCCCGATTACGTCCGACGAAGCCGTATATATTAATGAAAACGGAAAAATGTACGTCCCGGCAAAAATCTTTGAAACTCTTGTCGGCTATGATGTGGAAATAAACGGCGGCACGGCGGTTATAAGTAAACGGGGCTGA
- a CDS encoding toxin-antitoxin system protein — protein MEKQRPLKEKVSITLDCDIIRKVKSMAENDDRSFSQYVNLVLRKHINDKDDNGVM, from the coding sequence GTGGAAAAACAAAGGCCTTTAAAAGAAAAAGTTAGCATAACTCTGGACTGTGACATCATAAGGAAAGTTAAAAGCATGGCAGAAAATGACGACAGGTCGTTTTCCCAATATGTAAATCTTGTTTTAAGAAAGCATATTAATGACAAGGATGATAATGGTGTAATGTGA
- a CDS encoding desulfoferrodoxin family protein: protein MKELKFYYCEHCKNIVVKLHDKGVPVVCCGEKMKEMVPGEIEAATEKHVPVIEINGQKVTVKVGSVEHPMLEEHHIGFICLETTEGMQVKWLKVGEKPEACFALLEGEKAVAAYEFCNLHGLWKANA from the coding sequence ATGAAAGAATTAAAATTCTATTACTGCGAACACTGCAAAAACATTGTTGTTAAGCTTCATGACAAAGGCGTGCCTGTAGTATGCTGCGGAGAAAAAATGAAGGAAATGGTTCCGGGCGAAATAGAAGCCGCAACAGAAAAACACGTTCCCGTAATTGAAATAAACGGCCAGAAGGTTACCGTAAAAGTCGGAAGCGTAGAACATCCGATGCTTGAAGAACATCATATCGGATTTATCTGCCTTGAAACAACAGAAGGTATGCAGGTTAAATGGCTTAAAGTAGGAGAAAAGCCTGAGGCTTGTTTTGCCCTTTTGGAAGGCGAAAAAGCCGTTGCGGCATATGAATTCTGCAATCTTCATGGTTTATGGAAAGCTAACGCATAG